One part of the Marispirochaeta sp. genome encodes these proteins:
- a CDS encoding rod-binding protein, translating into MELNALQMLESYKPLNTPKAPNGKDDQGLKEACKEFETILLEQMLKSMRKTVNKSGLIQGGMAEDIFEDMLYEQYARKMSNSANLGLADMLYKQLSQKHTLPE; encoded by the coding sequence ATGGAATTGAACGCCCTGCAGATGCTCGAGAGCTACAAACCTCTGAACACGCCGAAGGCCCCCAATGGCAAGGACGATCAGGGCCTCAAGGAAGCCTGCAAGGAGTTTGAGACAATCCTGCTGGAACAGATGCTGAAAAGCATGCGTAAAACGGTAAACAAAAGCGGGCTGATACAGGGCGGTATGGCCGAGGATATCTTTGAAGATATGCTCTATGAGCAGTATGCTCGTAAAATGTCCAACTCCGCCAACCTGGGGCTCGCGGATATGCTCTACAAGCAGCTTTCACAGAAACATACACTCCCGGAGTGA